ttttaaaaaaaccacacatgaatcaaggttgtgacttcttttttaatatataagattatttactcgataatataaatctatgaagcgaaaattttaatttttaaaaaactttctaaatttgtgaaatgttacaatatctttgaatatgacaataaaacaatattttactaatctttatatgtacagttacaattttaataatgaaataataatccaaatatatatatatatatagaagaagatacaaatacatgtgaaagtttgaaacaatctattcaatgaaaaaaatttaccgtaaacttattacgttttaaaaattgatagacacatatatacacatgtaccaatttataattgaaaacaacatatttatataaaaataaatgaaaacaaaaacccgcgcggttgcgcggatcgagatctagtatatttttattatgcaTAAATTTAATAGAAAATGTTAGCTTTTGggttattataatttaaaatgactaaaactacaataaaaagaatattatttttatgataacTGAAActaataactttttatttaaataaaatatataattccaATAAAGTTTTCGCTATAAGAAATTTATTATCAATTCcaaatcaaaaataattttttttattatttttgaatagtGCCCCGAGTTAGTTTTAAATCTCAGGACCGGTTCTGCTTTGGGTGACGGGGAACTCAACAGGAGACTGATGGATTCCATTGTGGGATGTATATCTTTGATTGTAGAATAGTGTTAGGGATTGTGGAATTAGTTGATAAACACAGATGTATAATATCTAGTTGTTCTCTGGTATTATGGTGGTTTATTTGTGTAGTTTGGGAGTGGTTAGGACTTGTAGGTCTTTTTTTAGTTATAGTGGCATTCACTCACCACCGTTTCTATAGATTTTATAAAAGCTCTAGCAAATTTATGTGTCTGTTGGTTTTGCTTttgtaatgttttttctttatataatagaGTGGGTTTACCTTTTGGATAATGGGAAatgtttgtgtgtttttcttttaaagatgGCATGCattctatttataaaaaaaacattacagcCCAATAAGTAATCATTACAAGCAGCCCAGTACAAAAAAGATTAACGAAAGttaaaacagattttgttaAGCGTTCCTGCTCGAGCATGCAGCCAAAGCAGTGAAAGAAGAAACGAGATAATCATGGGATGATCCATCATAGCGTCCTAGCGATCATCAGTTAGTTTAATTGGAAAGAATCAGGAAGCCTTCATCAGTAGAGTGAGTGGAAGATCGAGCTTACGAaatgtttgtgtttgtgttaaTAATATAGAAGTGGTTGCTATCGATTCCTCCATCGTCCCCATCTTCTCCATCCTTGCTGCCGATTTTCTTCCTTTGATAACATTTATTtcaagagaaagaaaaatagaaagaaaaggtTGAGTTTTTGCAAAGAACCTTTTGGTTGGCAAGATTTTGACATTCTCAGGGAACTTGCAACTTCCAAACTGGACAATGAATGCTCTAGTCTTCAGATCGTGCTAGAGCACCATAAGTAAACAACCTACCCAAGAAGCATTCTTTCACATCTTGTGTCAAATAGCAAAACCAAAGCATTAGAGTCTCTACAGCATAAGTTACACACAAAACAAAGCACAAAACAGCTACTTACTTGTCCCTTCACGGATGAAGACACTGACAAAGAATCAGAAATGAGCTTCAGTAGAGATTCCACATTAATACTAGAGATTTAGCTAACATGTAATCTCAACCCCAACGCAAATTCTTGTATTGCAcactattaaagaaaaaaaaatgagtttttttttatagaaaagttAAGATCTTTGGATACTAAAAGCTTAAAATAAAGTTGATCTTCCTAAACCAATCTACGATTACTGAGTAgccattttacaaaaaaaaagttttgggtTATTCCatcaaatgtataaaatatttatcaagtaCAAACGGGTTGAACGAATAGAATTGTCATTTCTTCTATGAACTAACAAATTGGCTACTAGTTTTATCAATAAAAGTTAATCATGTGCTTTCAAAGCGtggatcaaaatctaatttagtgtttaaaatttgagttaaaaagtttagaatttactaaattttatagtgtcaatttttttttggcagttaatattattattgttttttttcataaataaaatatgacacTTGTTAGTTTTTTATGGATTAGTATATAGGCGAACCTAAGAATAAGGGGCCCAACACTCTAATTTTAGTCTATATTTTAATGACTGATGGGAGTCTCTGATGGgagtctctctcctctctctagagAGAGTACTCACTCTTTTTCCCCTCTTACCAGATTCAGATTTTTCGGAGGGGGAATAGTTTTATGTTGTGTTTTTGATGTTAAATATTTCCCTTCGATCTATGGATCAAGTTGTTTTTGTTTCGCTAAGGCGATTATCTGTTTTCGCATAGGCGATTCTCTATTTCGTATATGCGATTTTGATGTGTTGTTTCATCCAATATCAGAGGGCTTGTCATTCTCATCTTCTCTGATATGGTTGAATGttaataaaaaagttatgaCTGTTCTAATCAGACTTTTAGATCCTCTAGCTTTCCACCCAGTTTGATTTTGATCCCGGCAGTGATTGATCGGATACCTTAGATCATCGATCACTTTAACACTTCATAGGAGAATCATACTTTCTTTGATAGTATAGCCATTTGGCTTGAAGAAAGCATCTCTGACTGGAAGCTGGGCGGGTTTGAAGGATGTTGCAGTCATCTATGGAGTTGATCGAGAAGAGCTGGCGTTTATGACGGTCCAGCAAATGGTCTATTTCCTTGTTGACTAAAGCTTCCTCTGTTCTTAAATTTCGGTGAGACAAGTTATTTCTGAACAAGTAGCTGCAGTTAATGGTGGATGCATCCTCAAACGAAGATCAACGGTTCAGCAGGTGCAATTAGCCGATAGCGCAAGCTCAAAAGTTCTTCATCCCACGGTGGCAAGTGTGAATCTCGAAGTCTTTATCCCACGGTGGCGCGTCCCTAATGCGCGTGAATCTCGTGTCAACAACATGCAAAAGATCTGGATGACGTGTGtccttctcttctcctcttttGACGCGTGGCAAGATGACGACTTTCATGGGATGTTTTGTATTGTGTACTGTAGTTATAATGAGCCGTTGTAAGCTGAGTTTGTATATGTCCATTGGGTTTGCTTTAATAatgagcaaaagaaaaaaaaaacacaaacccgATTTGAACCCGATCCATATTTAAAGAGAACCATGGATGGATTCCTAAACTAGATTTTGTTGAAATTTACCCATTGGGCGGGCATATAGAGCCCATCATTAGGCCCATCAATTTTGATATGCATCGCCTCTAGAGTCCTAATCATGGATTAAACCAACAACTTCTCCTCCCGTCACAATCCCCGTCGAAAGATCTCCGAATCAAAGCCCTAATTCCTCAATCCCGATCCTTTCTCTCTCGATCTTAGTCGAATCCCCCGGCAGCGAAGATGGTTTTAGCGGAGCTCGGCGGGCAGATCGCCAGCGCCTTGCAGAAGATGAGCAATGTGACGATCATCGACGAGAAGGCTCTCAGCGAGTGCTTGAAAGAGATCACTCGTGCTCTTCTCCATTCGGATGTTTCTTTCCCTCTCGTGAGGGAGATGCAGAGCAACATCAAGAAGATCGTCAACCTCGAGGAGCTAGCCGCAGGCCACAACAAGCGACGGATCATCGagcaggttttttttttttttaatttgggatTCGATTAGGAATCGTTATTGGATTTGATCgtattgtttgttttgtttcaggCTATCTTTAGTGAACTGTGTAAGATGTTGGATCCAGGAAAGCCTGCGTTTTCACCCAAAAAGGCTAAACCTAGTGTTGTTATGTTCGTTGGATTACAAGGTGAGGTCTTTGTAAGATTGTGTAGATAAGATTGTTTGTGTAATCTCACTTGACTATTAATGTTTAGGTGCTGGTAAAACCACAACTTGTACCAAGTATGCTTATTATCATCAGAAGAAAGGGTATAAACCAGCTCTAGTGTGTGCGGATACTTTCAGGGCTGGTGCTTTCGATCAGCTCAAACAGAATGCCACCAAGGCTAGGATCCCCTTTTATGGAAGGTGTAAacatttcttttctttgtaaCAGATTTCTTCTTGCATGTTTGTAAGACCTTTGGTGCTTGTGTTTCCAATATAACAGTATAGGTGAGAGTGTAAAAAAATCGATGGAATTTTCTTTGTGACGGTAGAATCAAAGTACAAAGTTTCTGAAATTGTTTGGATTAGGCTCTGAGGTTTGGTATATGACTATGGCTGCAAAAATCTCCACTTAATGGGACTAAGCTATCTTAGTATCAGCTTTCTTCTTGCATGTTTGTAACAGCTTTGGTGCTTGTGTTTCCAATAGAATAGTAGCTCACGTATAGGAGTGTCTGTATGGAACTTCATTTTTGACGGTAGGGTCAATCTCCAAAGTTCATGAAATTGTTTGATTTAGGCTCAAGGTTTAGCTTAGAACTGTGGCTGCAAAAATTGGCACTGAAAGGGACTAAGTTATATTTCCTTTTCCATCATCCAGTAGGTGTCGTCATACTTCTCTGCGCGCCACTTACGTTTACGAGTTTCTTTAAGCCCTTTTGCATGTTTTGTCCTGCGCTCTCTTGAGGTCTTCTTTTTCTATTTGCAATTACTGCGACTATGCTTGCTGTTTGTAGTTGGATTAATGACAGTAAAAGAGGGAGATGCAAATATTCTGGACAAAAACTATTCTATAGGCATACTGTGATAATAGAATTTTGCTAATGCTGGGTTGTGATTCTTTGCAGTTACACGGAATCCGATCCTGTGAAAATTGCTGTTGAGGGAGTTGATACGTTTAAGAAAGAAAACTGTGATCTTATTATTGTTGACACCAGTGGTCGTCATAAACAAGAAGCTACTCTCTTTGAAGAAATGCGTCAAGTTGCTGAAGCAACGGTATGTTCTGTTGTCTTGGAGTCTTATGTTTGTTCCTTGGTCTGATGTTGCAGGCTCTGATCATggtcttttcattttttcagaAACCAGATCTCGTTATATTTGTCATGGACAGCAGTATCGGTCAAGCTGCATTTGACCAAGCTCAAGCATTCAAGCAAAGTGTTGCCGTGGGAGCTGTAATTATCACTAAGATGGACGGTCATGCCAAGGGTGGCGGCGCTCTTAGCGCGTACGTATCTTTCACCTTCTAAATCTCGTTCTATGTTTTCAAAATCGTCTGTATAAAAATCTTGTTGGCTTTTCCAATTGGACCATTGAATGTGATCCGTTTTCATCTTGTTAGTGTTGCGGCGACAAAGAGTCCTGTGATTTTCATCGGAACAGGAGAGCATATGGATGAGTTTGAAGTGTTTGACGTCAAACCATTTGTCAGCCGTCTCTTAGGTAACATTGATGACATTGCCCTGAAGAGTAATCAAAGTCTCTCAATGGGTTGTTTATTGGCTTGGAATCTTTTTTATGCTCAACAGGAATGGGAGATTGGTCTGGATTCGTGGATAAACTACAAGATGTGGTACCTAAAGATCAACAACCTGAACTTCTGGAAAAGCTCTCTCAGGGTAACTTCACGTTGAGAATAATGTACGACCAGTTCCAGAACTTACTGAACATGGGCCCACTTAGCGAGGTCAGAAGCTCTTTTGTCAACATGTTACTAAGCTTAAGAGCAGGAGTTGATTGAGATGATAATAACAACCCTGAGGTGTGTGTAGGTTTTCTCAATGCTACCTGGAGCTGCTGCTCAAATGATGCCGAAAGGACACGAGAAAGAAAGCCAAGCGAAGATAAAGCGATACATGACGATGATGGATTCTATGACAAACGAAGGTGAGAACGGaacaataatataaaacttATTCAGAGTAGAAGTAATAACTGATGATGATGTTTTAACTAGTGCAGAACTGGACAGCTCGAACCCGAAGATGTTTAACGAGTCAAGGATGATGAGAATAGCGAGAGGGTCAGGGAGGATGGTAAGAGAAGTGATGGAGATGTTGGAAGAGTACAAGAGGCTAGCAAAGATGTGGAGCAAGATGAAAGGACTCAAGATCCCAAAGAACGGAGACATGAGCGCACTCTCGAGAAACATGAACGCTCAGCACATGAGCAAGGTCCTTCCTCCTCAGATGCTCAAGCAGTTTGGGGGCATGGGAGGTCTGCAGAGTCTCATGAAACAGATGGGTTCTGGCAAAGACATGATGGGTATGTTTGGCGGCGGCAAAGACAAATAGtttctttcttcctttcttACACATCCAAAGACTACGTCTTGCTGGTTTGTCGTTattagttttttcttatttgtgaAAATATCAACTTTTGATTTCCCTCTTTTGACTTTCCTGTATTTACATTCTCCCTTCAGTTTTACTTTCTTTGTATTTTTCCTTTCTCTAAGTAAAAGATTTTCACCTATGTTTTTCAAATTGAATATATACGACAACATATGAAAAAATCTCAATGTGGGTTCCACTATCACTATTATGTGGTCACTATTATGTGGGTCTGGGTCTCGATCATTTGTAAGATACTCTGGGTCTCGATCATTTGTAAGATACCATtgcatctttttcttcttccttataataaactctctcttttatattagtgttatttgcttcctacgggtattaaatttactcttatttaaatttctcgacactataaattataagttatttcataacacgttatcagcacgatcgttttgcaattcggtaaaatttatttgtatcatttataccatgctata
The window above is part of the Brassica napus cultivar Da-Ae chromosome C8, Da-Ae, whole genome shotgun sequence genome. Proteins encoded here:
- the LOC125591442 gene encoding signal recognition particle 54 kDa protein 3-like, whose translation is MVLAELGGQIASALQKMSNVTIIDEKALSECLKEITRALLHSDVSFPLVREMQSNIKKIVNLEELAAGHNKRRIIEQAIFSELCKMLDPGKPAFSPKKAKPSVVMFVGLQGAGKTTTCTKYAYYHQKKGYKPALVCADTFRAGAFDQLKQNATKARIPFYGSYTESDPVKIAVEGVDTFKKENCDLIIVDTSGRHKQEATLFEEMRQVAEATKPDLVIFVMDSSIGQAAFDQAQAFKQSVAVGAVIITKMDGHAKGGGALSAVAATKSPVIFIGTGEHMDEFEVFDVKPFVSRLLGMGDWSGFVDKLQDVVPKDQQPELLEKLSQGNFTLRIMYDQFQNLLNMGPLSEVFSMLPGAAAQMMPKGHEKESQAKIKRYMTMMDSMTNEELDSSNPKMFNESRMMRIARGSGRMVREVMEMLEEYKRLAKMWSKMKGLKIPKNGDMSALSRNMNAQHMSKVLPPQMLKQFGGMGGLQSLMKQMGSGKDMMGMFGGGKDK